From a single Stomoxys calcitrans chromosome 4, idStoCalc2.1, whole genome shotgun sequence genomic region:
- the LOC106085328 gene encoding retinol dehydrogenase 13-like, whose product MSAMKVVDIRNKILYSVQLQMISLGKNAIYKYACWSLVSLLPMWLYYKWREGPAYLKKNRIDGKVVIVTGSSTGIGKEIALELAKRGGRIYMACHEFEICERARQEIIQLSGNANVFNCLLDLSSLQSVRNFVKNFKQQEDRLDILINNAGILATPYKLTEDGYEQQFAINHLGHFLLTNLLMDKLENSAPSRIVVLSSASYIFGQIQKDDINSEKSYNAFKAYCSSKLANILFTRKLAKILRSSNIKVDVNCLHPGPVQSDITKNNAILKVASALGSKLLLRSTKMGAQTALYLALDPEVEGMSGGYYDRMSLAKLQRKAEDDEMADWLWEKSAEMVKVKTNN is encoded by the coding sequence ATGTCAGCTATGAAAGTTGTTGATATTAGGAACAAAATCTTGTATAGCGTTCAATTGCAAATGATAAGCttaggaaagaatgcaatatataaatatgccTGCTGGAGTTTGGTCTCGCTATTGCCAATGTGGTTGTATTACAAATGGCGTGAGGGTCCTGCGTACTTAAAGAAAAATCGCATAGATGGTAAAGTGGTTATAGTAACCGGCAGCAGTACTGGCATAGGCAAAGAAATAGCCTTGGAATTGGCCAAAAGGGGTGGTCGCATCTACATGGCCTGTCATGAATTTGAAATATGTGAAAGAGCTCGTCAGGAAATAATTCAACTGTCGGGCAATGCAAACGTCTTCAATTGCCTATTAGATTTGTCTTCTTTGCAATCAGTGcgtaattttgtaaaaaatttcaaacaacaaGAAGATCGTTTGGATATACTCATCAATAATGCAGGGATTTTGGCTACACCTTATAAACTAACCGAGGATGGCTATGAGCAGCAATTCGCAATCAATCACTTGGGTCATTTTTTACTTACAAATCTTTTAATGGATAAATTGGAAAATTCTGCTCCAAGTCGCATAGTGGTTTTGAGTTCTGCATCTTATATTTTTGGCCAAATTCAAAAGGATGATATCAATAGCGAGAAGAGTTATAATGCCTTTAAGGCTTATTGCTCTAGCAAGTTGGCGAATATTTTATTTACACGcaaattagctaaaattttgagaagttcAAATATTAAAGTTGATGTTAACTGTTTACACCCCGGCCCTGTTCAAAGTGATATAACCAAAAATAATGCTATACTAAAAGTGGCCAGTGCCTTGGGTTCCAAACTGCTGTTGCGTTCAACGAAAATGGGAGCTCAAACGGCTTTGTATTTGGCTTTGGACCCTGAAGTGGAGGGTATGTCAGGAGGTTACTATGATCGCATGTCTTTGGCGAAACTGCAAAGGAAAGCTGAAGATGATGAAATGGCCGATTGGCTGTGGGAAAAAAGTGCTGAAATGGTAAAGGTGAAGACTAACAACTGA